Genomic window (Chionomys nivalis chromosome 7, mChiNiv1.1, whole genome shotgun sequence):
AATTTACGCTCATTACCCCTCCCTCTTTATGCTGCAAAGGCAGTGAGGAGCTCCCAGAGGCCTTTCCTGAGAACTCTGATCCGATTACGAGGCGCTACATTTTTGGGCAAATGGCTTGCTAGCAGCGTACAAGGcccagttttctttctgtctgctgcTGAGGTATCACTGATTTACATAGTAGTTTCATAAAACCAATGGgtgattttctttaatattttttgttaaaaactCCAGTTTGTTTTCCAGAGACATCAGCTTCTTTGTGCAGTTAGCTCCCCCTAGGATCTTCAAGACTATCCAGATTTGGGGTTGGTGTTATCAATCCAATTTATTAATTTCGTCCTCGGAGAGGAGGAAGCCACATCCACCATAGACCCTTTTGGCCATCTGGATAACTTCTactctctcctgtctcctcagcTCTGTCTTGGTTTCCCCAGAGAGAGAGGTCTGCTGTCTTGTGTGCCCTGAAACTAATACCCAAGAGATAACTAGAAATCCTTAGGGAAGTTTCTCAAGTCCTCCTAGGACTAGCCAGGGACAGAATGATCCTAAGCATCAGGCCAGGCACGGCAAGCTGGAGCAGGGGTAGAACAGATTAAAGTTCTTTACCACAAAGGCGTAAACCACACTGTAGAGGGATAATAAATAGAGGAGCCCAGGGTAGCAGAATCCAGGCCCCCGGGGCACATCGACTGTAGGAACAGCGGGTGGCCTGGGGGCCCTGGCACTCTAGTCCCAGCAGCTTGCCACATCAGCCACTGAGGAAGAGACGCTTGTAGGCCTTGTTCATCTGTTCCAAGAAGATGAAGGTGAGGACAGTGTGGGGGCCCAGTCGGGCATAGTATGGTGTGAAGCCCTTCCACAGGCTGAAGAAGCCCTCGTAGCGGACAACTTTCATCAGTACATcctagacagacaggcaggcaggcgcTGGGGCGAGGACGTGGCCTCTATACCCAGCTCCCTTCATAGCCCTCCCAGGGCACCCGCACACTCTGACCCGAGCCCCCCACCCCGCCTCCTCACCAGCCCATTCTTGTACTCTGGCTTCCCATCGATCATTCGCATATTTTGGATCCTGAAAGAGAGGAAGTACGtgcatgaaagacagaaagaaggccCTCCAAAAGTTCTCCAATCCCAGGCTACGGGCTCACCTAGTTTTGACGATGTCCACAGGCATGGAAGCGGCAGTGGTGACGAGGCCACTGATCATGCTGGCACAGAAGTGGCACAGAATATTGTCAGAGAAGTAGCCTGGGAGGGGGAGCAGAAGGTGGCAGTCAACtctcaggtagctcaggctggactggGCATGGAGTATTCAGCTCTGGGTCTCTCTCACCTGAGTCCAGCAAGAACTGCTTGGATTGGGAGTAGGAGGCAAGCTGGGCAGCGTTGACAACGACAGCTCGAGCCATGGTAGGGATGCAACCCTGAGGCGAGAGGACAGAGGCAATGGAGAGAGAGTCAAAAATGCCAGAGACTTGACCCTACACCCCCTGGGACTCCAATCCCTTTGCTCACCCGCCACAGCGTGGGGACTCCCTCTTCCCTGGCAATTCGAATTAGGGCATTAAACACGTTTTTGTAGCCACGGCGCTGATCAGCTGGAAGCCTGGGGAAAGGGCAGGGAAAAGTCACGGTGAGGACCGTTCAGGGTCCATAGGAACAAAGAAAGGGAGGCCTGAGCAGGCCTGTGTCCTGATGTAGAACTTGGCTAACAAAAATATGTAAAACCTAATCCTTTCGTTCTACATTCCAGGAATGGGGCTGGGGTTAGACCTGGAACTCACCGGCCATCGGCAGTCATCCTGATAAGTGCCACCTCTGCTGGCGTTCCCACAAATGCCCCAGTTGCACCTGCCGTCATGCCAATCAGGGCCTTCAGCAGAAAGCCAGGGGGTGTACCGTCAGCCCCAGTCAGGCGTTCAAACAACACAGTATAAATGCCAAGACGAGTAGTGGTGTAGGTGGCCTGGCGGAGCAGGCCAGCTGACAGCCTGAGGAGAAATGTCAGCACCGCGTATCAGGCCAAGGCCTGGACCTGCCAACCCACAGATTCCCTTCCCAAACTGAGGCCCCAGTACCCAGTATAAATGCCCTTCAGTCCTTCTGCCTTCAGGATGCTGGTGAGGGCGTGGAAGCTGGTTTTGTACTCTCGAGTCTTGGCCCCTTCACCACTCAACTGCATCCGGTTCTTCACCAAGTCCAGAGGCTGCACGAAAACTGTAGCACCCATCCTGAAGTGAGGCAGTAAGGCAAGGAGTCAGGTCGGCTGGTTCAGGTCGACCAGTGTCTACTGCAACCCGGCAGCAAAAAGTTACAAGGGTCAGGGTCTGACGGGCAGCTAAAGATTCAGGAGGCTGGTGGGTATGTGCGTAAAGGTGTGCACGGAAGGCAACGTGCCAGAAAAAAAG
Coding sequences:
- the Slc25a11 gene encoding mitochondrial 2-oxoglutarate/malate carrier protein; this translates as MAATASPGAGRMDGKPRTSPKSVKFLFGGLAGMGATVFVQPLDLVKNRMQLSGEGAKTREYKTSFHALTSILKAEGLKGIYTGLSAGLLRQATYTTTRLGIYTVLFERLTGADGTPPGFLLKALIGMTAGATGAFVGTPAEVALIRMTADGRLPADQRRGYKNVFNALIRIAREEGVPTLWRGCIPTMARAVVVNAAQLASYSQSKQFLLDSGYFSDNILCHFCASMISGLVTTAASMPVDIVKTRIQNMRMIDGKPEYKNGLDVLMKVVRYEGFFSLWKGFTPYYARLGPHTVLTFIFLEQMNKAYKRLFLSG